A stretch of the Candidatus Eisenbacteria bacterium genome encodes the following:
- a CDS encoding phage holin family protein codes for MKPNTREDRDGGPLESLRRFVGSLLDLIQVRLEILSTEIAEERFNLFRAILVTLGALLCLQVGVILAVLFFVLSVPENDRPAAIGIAAAVLLLAAAGAALWLHRWLKTRPPMFATTLSELRKDRDRLRGGK; via the coding sequence CACACGCGAGGATCGGGACGGCGGGCCGCTCGAGTCCCTTCGGCGCTTCGTGGGTTCGCTGCTGGACCTGATTCAGGTCCGGCTCGAGATCCTATCGACCGAGATTGCCGAGGAGCGCTTCAACCTCTTCCGGGCGATCCTCGTCACGCTCGGCGCGCTCCTCTGCCTTCAGGTCGGAGTGATCCTGGCGGTGCTCTTCTTCGTGCTCTCGGTCCCGGAGAACGACCGCCCGGCCGCGATCGGGATCGCCGCCGCGGTCCTCCTCCTTGCAGCGGCCGGCGCCGCGCTCTGGCTGCATCGGTGGCTGAAGACCCGCCCGCCCATGTTCGCGACGACTCTGTCGGAGCTTCGCAAGGACAGGGATCGCTTGAGGGGTGGGAAGTGA
- a CDS encoding YqjK family protein, with protein sequence MARRELLIARSEALRDEIGAGFQGVAGTIEGAERVLSVIGFLRRHVPKLAAGVGLATLLIGPVRVSHWVFGARRIWRTVRGILAFRFQ encoded by the coding sequence GTGGCCCGACGCGAACTTCTGATCGCCCGCTCGGAGGCGCTGCGCGATGAGATTGGCGCCGGCTTCCAGGGTGTCGCCGGAACGATCGAGGGGGCCGAGCGCGTTCTCAGCGTGATCGGCTTCCTCCGGCGCCATGTTCCGAAGCTCGCCGCCGGGGTTGGGCTCGCGACTCTTCTGATCGGGCCGGTCCGAGTGTCGCACTGGGTTTTCGGTGCGCGGAGGATCTGGCGGACGGTCCGGGGAATCCTCGCGTTTCGCTTCCAGTGA